From Sediminibacterium sp. TEGAF015, a single genomic window includes:
- a CDS encoding gluconate 2-dehydrogenase subunit 3 family protein has product MDRRKSIKALMIGTVGAGVFVEACTSADKKNIASSADAALADRMQEEKAYLAKIEKEPKFFTEHEMATITVLGDIIIPKDEVSGSASEAKVPEFIEFIVKDMPSHQTPLRGGLRWLDLHCYKLYEKAFVNLTAAQQLSVVDSIAYPNKAPKELAQGVAFFNSMRDLVTTGFYTTEMGVKDLGYVGNAPNQWNGVPEDVLKQYNMAYTEKELKECVSFS; this is encoded by the coding sequence ATGGACAGGAGAAAATCGATTAAAGCACTGATGATTGGTACTGTTGGTGCCGGTGTTTTCGTAGAAGCCTGCACCAGTGCAGATAAGAAGAATATAGCCAGTTCTGCAGACGCTGCTTTGGCAGATCGCATGCAGGAAGAAAAAGCCTATCTCGCTAAAATAGAAAAAGAACCCAAGTTCTTTACAGAACATGAAATGGCCACTATTACAGTGCTGGGGGATATCATTATTCCAAAGGATGAAGTAAGCGGTAGTGCCAGCGAAGCCAAAGTGCCAGAATTCATTGAATTTATTGTAAAAGATATGCCATCGCATCAAACGCCGCTAAGAGGGGGATTGCGTTGGTTAGACCTGCATTGTTATAAGTTATATGAAAAGGCGTTTGTAAATCTAACTGCGGCGCAACAATTATCTGTAGTTGATTCCATTGCTTATCCAAATAAAGCACCTAAGGAATTAGCACAGGGTGTGGCTTTCTTTAATAGCATGCGTGATTTAGTGACCACAGGATTCTACACCACCGAAATGGGTGTGAAAGACCTAGGCTATGTAGGGAATGCACCGAATCAATGGAATGGCGTTCCGGAGGATGTGTTGAAGCAATACAATATGGCTTACACCGAAAAAGAATTGAAAGAGTGCGTGAGTTTTAGTTAA
- a CDS encoding GMC oxidoreductase, translated as MGDFQIKKQPKQYDVVIVGSGAGGGMAAYTLSKAGLKVCLLEAGEDYDPAVNSSQLKNPWESPRRGASTKFRPFGDFDGCYWGWEIDGEPYTQAPGSQKFEWWRARMMGGRTNHWGRISLRFGPKDFKRKSIDGLGEDWPIGYEDVKPYYDKIDKLIGVFGSNEGLENDPDGIFLPPPKPRLHELMIKKAATGIGIPVIPSRLSILTKKINEERGACFFCAQCNRSCKVYGDFSSGSVLVKPALKTGNVDVITQAMAREVITNAEGLATGISYVNKIDSQEYQVNGRVVILAASTCETARLLLNSKSKRHPNGLANESNVVGKYLHDSTGAAMGGVLPELFGRKRYNEDGVGGMHVYTPWWLDNKKLDFPRGYHIEYWGGMSQPAYGFGMGMQGLNGKYQVNGKTKEAGGYGASLKEDVRFFYGAGVGMAGRGESVPDINNYCEIDPTVVDKWGIPVLRFNTRHSEYEIKQAKHMKETFKEIMHNMGAVITWGADDDASNNYGLSNPGNIIHEAGTVRMGNDKKTSALNKWSQAHDCKTLFCVDGSQFVSQADKNITWTILALSMRASEYIIDEMKKQNL; from the coding sequence ATGGGAGATTTTCAAATTAAAAAGCAACCGAAGCAATACGATGTGGTAATTGTCGGTTCAGGTGCAGGTGGTGGAATGGCTGCCTATACTTTATCTAAAGCCGGATTAAAAGTTTGTTTGCTGGAAGCGGGAGAAGATTATGATCCTGCTGTAAACTCTTCTCAATTAAAAAATCCATGGGAATCACCCAGAAGAGGTGCCAGTACCAAGTTCAGACCCTTTGGGGATTTTGACGGCTGTTATTGGGGATGGGAGATTGATGGCGAGCCGTATACACAGGCTCCGGGAAGTCAGAAGTTTGAATGGTGGAGAGCGCGTATGATGGGCGGTCGTACCAATCATTGGGGTAGAATTTCTTTGCGTTTTGGTCCTAAGGATTTCAAAAGAAAAAGTATTGATGGATTAGGGGAAGACTGGCCAATTGGCTATGAAGACGTAAAACCCTACTACGATAAGATTGATAAATTGATTGGCGTATTTGGTAGTAACGAGGGATTGGAAAATGATCCGGATGGCATTTTCTTGCCACCACCCAAACCCCGCTTACACGAACTGATGATTAAGAAAGCCGCAACAGGAATCGGTATTCCTGTTATACCTTCCCGATTATCTATTCTTACTAAAAAAATTAATGAAGAGCGTGGTGCTTGCTTCTTCTGTGCACAGTGTAACCGAAGCTGTAAAGTCTATGGTGATTTTTCATCTGGTTCGGTATTAGTAAAGCCGGCCTTGAAAACCGGGAATGTGGATGTAATTACGCAGGCAATGGCCCGAGAGGTTATCACGAATGCAGAAGGGCTGGCTACAGGAATTTCTTATGTAAATAAAATAGACAGTCAGGAATACCAGGTAAATGGTCGTGTAGTCATTTTAGCTGCTAGTACCTGTGAAACCGCTAGGTTGTTGTTAAACTCAAAATCAAAAAGACATCCGAATGGATTGGCCAATGAAAGCAATGTGGTAGGAAAATACCTGCATGATTCTACAGGCGCGGCCATGGGTGGTGTATTGCCGGAACTCTTTGGCAGAAAGCGTTACAACGAAGACGGTGTAGGTGGTATGCACGTTTATACGCCTTGGTGGTTAGACAATAAAAAACTAGATTTCCCAAGAGGATACCATATTGAATACTGGGGTGGCATGAGTCAGCCTGCTTACGGATTTGGTATGGGCATGCAGGGACTGAATGGCAAGTACCAGGTAAATGGGAAAACCAAGGAAGCAGGCGGATATGGAGCTTCCTTAAAAGAAGATGTGCGCTTTTTCTATGGAGCGGGTGTGGGTATGGCAGGCAGAGGAGAATCGGTACCAGATATTAACAACTACTGTGAAATTGATCCAACCGTAGTAGATAAATGGGGCATACCTGTATTGCGTTTCAATACCCGTCATTCTGAATATGAAATTAAGCAGGCCAAGCACATGAAAGAAACTTTCAAGGAAATCATGCACAATATGGGTGCTGTTATTACCTGGGGAGCCGATGATGATGCTTCCAACAACTATGGCTTGTCCAATCCTGGAAACATTATTCATGAAGCAGGTACAGTGAGAATGGGTAACGACAAAAAAACCTCTGCACTGAATAAATGGAGTCAGGCACATGATTGTAAAACCTTGTTCTGTGTAGATGGTTCTCAGTTTGTATCTCAGGCAGACAAGAATATCACCTGGACCATTCTGGCACTCAGTATGCGCGCCAGTGAATACATTATTGATGAAATGAAAAAACAAAACTTATAA
- a CDS encoding FG-GAP repeat domain-containing protein gives MKILLSNLIAILLVGSLFSQAFVQPAKPIVKLAQQQFLFKNDKSINYQKVKIAEIKDTAVKGVQIVLDGIKGMGKSLNKIQIFEQEGKTESSQIIFFHENKIAQKLFVPYWFRHVQSTADIADFNGDGIPDIKIRIFTGGNGSAALLNYKVFLISQPNKYRVSSFVDFSSEKEYDFNKDGIAEIIGCTTTNYKGHNYWVYNLYNWKNGALAMVSKEYGYPIWTRVDNKTNKLIATDIPDDIRMTTLRSFPTEYFVR, from the coding sequence ATGAAAATTTTACTTTCTAATTTGATTGCCATTCTTCTCGTTGGCTCCCTATTTTCACAGGCATTCGTTCAGCCCGCCAAACCCATAGTGAAACTGGCTCAACAGCAGTTTCTTTTTAAGAATGATAAGTCCATTAACTATCAAAAAGTGAAAATTGCAGAAATAAAAGATACTGCAGTCAAAGGGGTACAAATAGTACTAGATGGAATCAAAGGAATGGGAAAGTCACTGAATAAAATTCAAATATTCGAGCAAGAAGGGAAAACAGAATCTTCACAAATCATCTTCTTTCACGAAAATAAAATTGCGCAAAAATTATTCGTTCCTTACTGGTTTAGACATGTACAATCTACAGCGGATATCGCCGATTTTAATGGGGATGGAATTCCAGATATTAAGATTCGAATATTTACAGGAGGAAATGGATCGGCGGCATTACTGAATTATAAAGTGTTTTTGATTAGCCAGCCAAACAAATATCGCGTATCTAGTTTTGTTGATTTTTCATCTGAAAAAGAATACGATTTCAATAAAGATGGCATTGCAGAAATAATAGGCTGTACCACCACCAATTACAAAGGCCATAACTACTGGGTCTATAATTTATATAATTGGAAGAATGGTGCACTGGCCATGGTTTCTAAAGAATATGGTTACCCAATTTGGACCAGGGTAGATAATAAAACAAATAAGCTGATTGCTACAGATATTCCGGATGATATACGAATGACAACCCTTCGTTCTTTTCCAACAGAATACTTCGTAAGATAA
- a CDS encoding vitamin B12-dependent ribonucleotide reductase → MPNPRTPKGLQFSRRFTKDGVSPYDMFEYDYRDSVIKNPNGEKVFEMNNVEVPKQWSQIATDILAQKYFRKAGVPQPDGSLGRETSVKQVAHRMAHCWRVWGERYGYFASEKDAQVFYDELAYSILNQACVPNSPQWFNTGLHEVYGITGKPQGHYYVDPKDSKLKKSTNAYERPQPHACFILSVSDDLVNEGGIMDLWTREARIFKYGSGVGTNFSQIRGSGEKLSGGGTSSGLMSFLKIGDRAAGAIKSGGTTRRAAKMVCLDLDHPEIMEFINWKVEEEKKVAALVAAGYDNGYEGEAYATVSGQNSNNSVRIPNEFFHALEEGRDWELKARTDGRVMKKIPSREVWDKIAYAAWRCADPGTQYDTTINEWHTCPKGGRINASNPCSEYMFLDNTACNLASINLRKFHDDDTNVFDVEGFEYTTRLWTTVLEISVLMAQFPSKEVAQLSYDYRTLGLGFANLGSMLMVSGIAYDSEEARGIAGAISAIMTGVAYKTSAEMASFLGTFDKYEENKEDMLRVMRNHRAAAYDATEAYVGLEIKPQGIKAQYCPDYMLKAATRAWDDAVQLGEKYGYRNAQTTVIAPTGTIGLVMDCDTTGVEPDFALVKFKKLSGGGYFKIINQSVPQALKNLGYSESEAKAIEQYAVGAASFENAPFINNASLAAKGFTAAEIEKLNGAARSAFEIAFIFNRFTLGDECMQRLGFTPEQYEDWSFNLLEALGFTEDEIEAANDYVCGTMTVEGAPFLKEAHLTVFDCANKCGKKGERYIHAYGHIRMMAACQPFLSGAISKTINLPHEATVEEIADCYMLSWQLGLKANALYRDGSKLSQPLSNKSEKKKKTEDTATEAVAEETAVAEASTIVDLGQLTVDELLEEVTKRMTASTDTELKRALSRIVERKSLPAKRRGFTQKAKIGGQVVFLRTGEYSDGTLGEIFIDLAKEGSTLRSLMNCFAIAVSVGLQYGVPLEEFVDKFVFTRFEPAGMVDHPNIKTTTSLVDFVFRALGYEYLNRTDLVHVLDRPTVGNTGEEGDATFLGKPELSSVRVTAPSPNSSPAEGPASSKLQRAATTTAAAGNSGMDAVNAAAKSMQSDAPACSTCGHLTIRSGTCYKCLNCGTSMGCS, encoded by the coding sequence ATGCCTAATCCACGCACTCCCAAAGGCTTGCAATTCAGCCGCCGCTTCACCAAAGATGGTGTTAGTCCTTATGATATGTTTGAATACGATTACCGCGACAGCGTAATCAAAAATCCAAACGGTGAAAAAGTTTTTGAAATGAATAATGTAGAGGTTCCTAAGCAATGGAGCCAGATTGCTACTGATATTCTAGCTCAGAAATATTTCAGGAAAGCAGGTGTGCCTCAACCAGATGGTTCATTAGGCAGAGAAACAAGTGTAAAGCAAGTTGCACATAGAATGGCCCATTGCTGGAGAGTATGGGGTGAGCGCTATGGTTATTTTGCCAGTGAAAAAGATGCGCAGGTATTCTATGATGAATTGGCATACAGCATTTTGAATCAGGCATGTGTACCCAATTCACCACAGTGGTTTAATACAGGATTGCACGAAGTTTATGGTATTACTGGTAAGCCGCAAGGTCACTACTATGTAGATCCAAAAGATAGTAAATTAAAGAAATCAACCAATGCTTATGAGCGTCCTCAGCCACACGCATGTTTCATTCTAAGTGTAAGCGATGACTTGGTGAATGAAGGTGGTATCATGGACTTGTGGACCCGTGAAGCCAGAATTTTTAAATATGGTTCAGGTGTAGGTACGAACTTTTCTCAGATTCGTGGAAGTGGTGAAAAATTAAGCGGAGGTGGTACGTCAAGTGGTTTGATGAGTTTCCTGAAAATTGGTGACCGTGCAGCTGGTGCCATCAAGAGTGGTGGTACAACCCGTCGCGCAGCCAAAATGGTTTGTTTGGATTTGGATCATCCGGAAATCATGGAGTTCATTAACTGGAAAGTAGAAGAAGAAAAGAAAGTAGCTGCTTTAGTAGCTGCTGGTTACGATAATGGATATGAAGGGGAAGCGTATGCAACAGTATCTGGCCAGAATTCAAACAACTCTGTAAGAATACCAAACGAATTTTTCCATGCTTTGGAAGAAGGAAGAGACTGGGAGTTAAAAGCCAGAACAGATGGTAGAGTAATGAAGAAAATTCCATCCAGAGAAGTTTGGGATAAAATTGCTTATGCAGCATGGCGTTGTGCAGATCCTGGAACACAGTACGATACTACCATTAACGAATGGCATACCTGTCCAAAAGGTGGACGCATCAATGCATCTAACCCTTGTTCAGAGTACATGTTCCTAGACAATACTGCATGTAATCTTGCTTCTATCAACCTGCGTAAGTTTCATGATGACGATACCAATGTTTTTGATGTAGAAGGATTTGAATACACTACTCGTTTGTGGACCACTGTGCTGGAAATTTCTGTATTGATGGCTCAGTTCCCTTCTAAAGAAGTAGCGCAATTGTCTTACGATTACAGAACATTGGGTCTTGGTTTTGCCAACCTGGGTTCTATGTTAATGGTAAGCGGTATTGCTTATGATAGTGAAGAAGCAAGAGGAATTGCAGGTGCAATCTCAGCCATCATGACTGGTGTTGCTTACAAAACTTCTGCTGAAATGGCTTCTTTCCTTGGCACTTTTGATAAGTATGAAGAAAACAAGGAAGACATGTTACGTGTAATGCGCAACCATCGTGCTGCTGCATACGATGCAACTGAAGCCTATGTAGGGTTGGAAATTAAACCACAAGGTATTAAGGCTCAGTATTGTCCTGATTATATGTTAAAAGCAGCAACCCGTGCATGGGATGATGCTGTACAGTTGGGTGAAAAATATGGTTACCGCAATGCGCAAACTACGGTGATTGCACCAACCGGCACTATCGGTTTGGTGATGGATTGTGATACCACTGGTGTTGAGCCAGATTTCGCCTTGGTTAAATTCAAAAAGTTAAGCGGTGGTGGTTACTTTAAAATCATTAACCAGTCTGTTCCGCAGGCATTGAAGAATTTGGGTTACAGTGAATCAGAGGCTAAAGCCATTGAGCAATATGCTGTTGGTGCTGCCAGCTTTGAGAATGCTCCTTTCATTAACAATGCAAGCTTAGCAGCAAAAGGATTTACTGCGGCAGAAATTGAAAAATTAAACGGAGCGGCCAGATCTGCCTTTGAAATCGCTTTCATTTTCAACCGATTTACATTGGGTGATGAGTGTATGCAGCGTTTAGGTTTCACTCCTGAACAATATGAAGACTGGAGCTTTAATTTACTAGAAGCATTAGGCTTTACAGAAGATGAAATTGAAGCAGCGAATGATTATGTATGTGGTACCATGACAGTAGAAGGTGCTCCATTCCTGAAAGAAGCACACTTAACCGTGTTTGATTGTGCCAACAAATGTGGTAAGAAGGGGGAAAGATATATTCATGCTTACGGACATATCAGAATGATGGCCGCATGTCAGCCCTTCCTGAGTGGTGCTATTTCTAAAACCATCAACCTGCCTCATGAAGCAACAGTAGAAGAAATTGCAGATTGTTACATGCTTAGCTGGCAGTTAGGACTTAAAGCAAACGCTTTATACCGTGATGGTTCCAAACTAAGTCAGCCGCTGAGCAATAAGAGCGAAAAGAAAAAGAAAACAGAAGACACTGCCACAGAAGCTGTTGCAGAAGAAACAGCAGTAGCAGAAGCTTCAACCATCGTTGATTTGGGTCAGTTAACCGTAGATGAATTGCTGGAAGAAGTTACTAAGCGTATGACTGCATCTACAGATACAGAACTAAAGCGTGCTTTATCCAGAATAGTAGAAAGAAAATCTTTGCCTGCTAAGAGAAGAGGATTTACGCAGAAAGCAAAGATTGGAGGTCAGGTTGTTTTCTTAAGAACAGGTGAGTACAGTGACGGTACGCTAGGAGAGATTTTCATTGATCTGGCTAAAGAAGGTTCTACCCTTCGCAGCTTAATGAACTGTTTTGCCATTGCAGTTTCCGTTGGCTTACAATATGGTGTTCCATTGGAAGAGTTTGTTGATAAATTTGTCTTTACCCGCTTTGAACCAGCCGGTATGGTAGACCATCCGAATATTAAAACCACTACTTCATTGGTAGACTTCGTATTCCGTGCTTTAGGCTACGAATACCTGAACAGAACGGATCTGGTACATGTATTGGACAGACCAACTGTAGGTAATACAGGAGAAGAAGGAGATGCTACTTTTTTGGGAAAGCCCGAATTGAGTAGTGTAAGAGTTACCGCTCCTTCTCCTAATTCAAGTCCTGCAGAAGGCCCTGCTTCTTCTAAACTACAAAGAGCAGCAACCACTACAGCAGCAGCCGGTAACAGTGGAATGGATGCAGTAAACGCAGCAGCAAAGAGCATGCAAAGTGATGCGCCAGCTTGTAGTACCTGTGGTCATTTAACCATCAGAAGCGGAACTTGTTACAAGTGTTTAAACTGCGGAACTAGTATGGGATGCAGTTAA
- a CDS encoding phosphoglycerol geranylgeranyltransferase, with protein sequence MKQNIYQQFITKKRSGKKSFAVLIDPDKVNAKSIAELVKLSIEAKVDYFFVGGSLVISHHLDECIQQIKANCSIPVILFPGSPSQVSKYADALLYLSLISGRNPELLIGQHVISAPFVKKSGLEIMPTGYMVIDGGAPTTVSYISNASPIPADKSEIAMCTAMAGEMLGMKLIYMDAGSGARRPITEQMIEKVAQHIEVPLIVGGGIVDPEKAYLNCKAGADIIVVGNAIEKDISLITEISAAIHSVANINAG encoded by the coding sequence ATGAAGCAAAACATTTACCAGCAATTCATTACCAAAAAGCGTTCGGGGAAAAAGTCCTTTGCCGTACTGATTGATCCTGATAAAGTGAATGCCAAAAGCATTGCAGAATTGGTAAAATTGTCGATTGAAGCAAAAGTGGATTATTTCTTTGTGGGTGGCAGTTTGGTGATTTCACACCATCTGGACGAATGTATCCAGCAAATTAAAGCCAACTGTTCCATACCTGTCATTTTATTCCCTGGCTCTCCTTCCCAGGTTAGCAAATATGCAGACGCATTGTTGTACCTCTCATTGATTTCAGGAAGAAACCCTGAACTACTGATAGGACAGCATGTGATTTCTGCCCCTTTTGTTAAAAAATCCGGCCTGGAAATCATGCCTACCGGGTACATGGTAATTGATGGAGGTGCACCCACTACTGTAAGCTATATTTCCAACGCCTCTCCTATACCAGCTGATAAAAGCGAAATTGCCATGTGCACTGCCATGGCGGGTGAAATGCTGGGCATGAAATTAATTTATATGGATGCGGGTAGTGGGGCAAGAAGGCCTATTACCGAACAAATGATTGAAAAAGTAGCCCAGCATATAGAAGTCCCCTTGATAGTAGGAGGAGGCATTGTTGACCCTGAGAAAGCTTACCTCAACTGCAAGGCCGGGGCCGACATTATTGTTGTTGGCAACGCAATTGAAAAAGACATTTCCCTGATTACTGAAATCAGCGCTGCCATTCACTCTGTTGCCAACATTAATGCGGGGTAA
- a CDS encoding alpha-ketoglutarate-dependent dioxygenase AlkB family protein — translation MDSLFPIAENPEQLLPYDGLALYYGTIFSPIHIQTFSQQLLHDIVWENDHIRMFGKEIITKRKVAWYGDQPFLYRYSNSTKIALPFTNTLNSIRKKIEEISGETYNSCLLNLYHNGEESMGWHSDNEKELQKNGAIASVSLGAARKFCFKHKRTQEKKELILENGSLLIMKGPIQEHWLHQLPPSKKIKGSRINLTFRTIVS, via the coding sequence ATGGACAGCCTTTTTCCTATTGCGGAGAATCCAGAGCAGCTACTACCTTACGATGGTCTGGCACTGTATTACGGAACCATTTTCTCTCCGATACACATTCAAACCTTCAGCCAACAGCTACTCCATGATATTGTTTGGGAAAATGATCATATCCGCATGTTTGGAAAAGAAATCATTACCAAAAGAAAAGTTGCCTGGTATGGAGACCAGCCCTTTTTATACAGGTATTCCAATAGCACCAAAATAGCTTTGCCTTTTACGAACACGTTAAACAGCATTCGTAAAAAGATTGAGGAAATATCTGGAGAGACTTATAATTCCTGTTTATTGAATCTCTACCACAATGGAGAAGAATCGATGGGATGGCATAGTGACAACGAAAAAGAATTACAAAAAAACGGCGCCATAGCATCAGTAAGTTTGGGCGCTGCCAGGAAATTTTGTTTCAAACATAAACGAACCCAAGAAAAAAAAGAACTCATCTTAGAGAATGGGAGCTTATTAATCATGAAAGGCCCCATTCAAGAGCACTGGTTGCACCAGCTACCCCCTTCTAAAAAAATAAAGGGAAGCAGAATCAACTTAACTTTCAGAACTATTGTATCATGA
- a CDS encoding NRAMP family divalent metal transporter, producing MKPKQNIFTKFWKNLGPGLVTGSSDDDPSGIATYSQAGAQFGLGTLWAALLTFPMMAAVQEICGRIGLVTQKGLAGTLKEHYSKPVLYSVILLSFPAIVLNIGANIAGMGAVGNLLFPSIDANFFSVSFTMILLVLIIYLPYEKIAAVLKYLCLVLLFYIIVPFLYRQDFGTILKNTFIPSIQLNKEYLAMLVGILGTTISPYLFFWQATMSMEDLKHKKQKLVVNKKIIAALKQDIDTGMLFSNIVMYFIILTTGTVLFKAGIHQIDTVEDAAKALKPLAGNAAYILFALGIIGTGFLAIPVLSGSLSYMITELFNWENGLDKKFHEAKAFYSIITLSLILGLGINYLGISPINALIYAAILYGVTAPVLIAVILHISNNKKIMGQYTNGIGSNIFGILAFILMLLAAVGLFVFQYF from the coding sequence ATGAAGCCAAAGCAAAATATATTTACAAAATTCTGGAAGAACCTAGGTCCGGGGCTGGTTACGGGATCCAGCGATGATGATCCCTCCGGAATCGCCACCTATTCACAGGCAGGGGCTCAGTTTGGCTTGGGTACACTTTGGGCTGCATTATTGACTTTCCCCATGATGGCTGCTGTACAGGAAATTTGTGGAAGAATCGGATTGGTAACACAGAAAGGCCTTGCGGGTACATTAAAAGAACACTATTCCAAGCCCGTTTTGTATTCAGTTATTTTATTGAGTTTTCCTGCCATCGTATTGAATATTGGAGCCAATATTGCAGGCATGGGCGCAGTGGGTAATTTGCTTTTCCCATCCATAGACGCAAATTTTTTCAGCGTTAGTTTTACCATGATTTTATTGGTTTTGATTATCTACCTGCCCTATGAAAAAATCGCGGCTGTTTTGAAATATCTCTGTCTGGTCTTATTATTCTATATCATAGTTCCCTTTCTTTATAGGCAGGATTTTGGAACCATTTTAAAAAACACTTTTATACCAAGTATTCAATTAAACAAAGAATATCTGGCTATGCTTGTGGGCATTCTGGGAACTACTATTTCACCTTATTTGTTTTTTTGGCAGGCAACCATGTCCATGGAAGATTTGAAACATAAAAAACAAAAACTGGTAGTCAACAAAAAAATAATAGCCGCTTTAAAACAGGATATTGACACAGGTATGCTTTTTTCGAATATCGTGATGTATTTTATCATCCTTACTACAGGCACTGTTCTTTTCAAAGCTGGCATCCATCAGATTGATACAGTAGAAGATGCGGCCAAAGCATTAAAGCCTTTAGCAGGAAATGCCGCCTACATCTTATTTGCCTTAGGCATCATTGGAACCGGATTTCTGGCAATTCCCGTATTAAGCGGATCGTTATCGTATATGATTACTGAATTATTTAATTGGGAAAACGGTCTAGATAAAAAATTTCATGAAGCCAAAGCTTTTTATTCCATTATTACCCTCTCTTTAATATTGGGACTGGGTATCAACTACCTGGGCATATCTCCTATTAACGCATTAATTTATGCAGCCATTTTATATGGAGTAACAGCACCCGTGCTAATTGCTGTGATCTTACATATTTCGAACAATAAAAAAATCATGGGGCAATACACCAACGGAATTGGGAGCAATATTTTTGGCATACTGGCTTTTATTCTTATGCTTCTTGCAGCAGTGGGTCTATTTGTGTTTCAGTATTTTTAA
- a CDS encoding proline iminopeptidase-family hydrolase, with amino-acid sequence MFVKIWQLTIAFAFLCISSQAQLAEKEGYVSVTGGKIWYKVIGKGKGLPLLLTHGGPGGTSRSFYQFTSIGNDRPIILFDQLGSGRSGYHTDTSLLKVPFFVEQVKALVDHLSLDSFYLHGHSWGTALALEYYLQYPKGIKAIIFNSPYFSTEVWKKDADTLIKTLPVSVQKAIAEGERTGDFSAEAYQQANTVFAKNFGVRNTRLTSPWDTANAPSNGFIYNYMWGPTEFTATGTLKNYDRINSLSSINVPTLFITGEYDEARPATVARLSKLVKNSRFGIIKGAGHGTMHDNRSENIRFIQTFLQSLEKANKPIK; translated from the coding sequence ATGTTTGTAAAGATTTGGCAACTTACCATTGCGTTTGCATTTCTATGTATCAGCAGCCAGGCACAATTAGCAGAAAAAGAAGGCTATGTTTCTGTTACAGGGGGTAAAATCTGGTATAAAGTGATAGGAAAAGGGAAAGGGTTACCCCTATTGCTTACTCATGGCGGTCCAGGAGGTACTAGTCGCTCTTTTTATCAATTCACTTCTATCGGTAACGACCGTCCTATCATTTTGTTTGATCAATTAGGAAGTGGCAGATCAGGATACCATACCGACACGAGCTTATTAAAAGTTCCCTTTTTTGTGGAACAGGTAAAAGCACTGGTGGATCATTTATCATTGGATTCATTTTACTTACACGGGCATTCCTGGGGAACAGCACTGGCATTGGAATATTATTTACAATATCCTAAAGGCATTAAAGCCATTATTTTCAATAGCCCTTACTTCAGTACAGAAGTCTGGAAAAAAGATGCGGATACTTTAATCAAAACCCTACCCGTTTCTGTACAAAAAGCCATTGCGGAGGGAGAAAGAACCGGAGATTTCAGCGCTGAAGCTTACCAGCAGGCCAACACCGTTTTTGCCAAAAATTTTGGCGTTCGCAATACCAGATTAACAAGTCCCTGGGATACTGCAAACGCACCCAGTAATGGCTTCATTTATAATTACATGTGGGGTCCCACAGAATTTACTGCAACCGGCACTTTAAAAAACTATGACAGAATCAATAGCTTATCTTCTATTAACGTCCCTACCCTTTTTATAACTGGAGAATATGATGAAGCCAGACCAGCAACGGTTGCACGTCTCAGCAAGCTGGTAAAAAATAGCCGCTTCGGCATAATCAAAGGTGCCGGACATGGAACCATGCACGACAATCGCTCAGAGAATATTCGTTTTATTCAGACATTTTTACAATCTTTAGAAAAAGCCAATAAGCCCATAAAATGA